A single Marinitoga aeolica DNA region contains:
- a CDS encoding glucodextranase DOMON-like domain-containing protein: protein MRKSFSKFFVVAIVTLLSIFLISCGAQQAQVMEKTPSVSEVTPETSETPVPTDSSSNLVTLTFKVTLPANTPTDENVYIVGSFNDWNPGDENYILSRDGNTGTVTLTVEKGTEIEYKYTRGDWGTVEKDENGGEIANRKALADENKTIEDVVASWADIPAEIKTKAQPGEKAIVTFVVTLPSNTPQSDNIFIVGNFNNWDPGQLVMERNGNKATYKLETEVGKRLEYKYTRGNWDTVEKDENGEEISNRVVIVEDTEQTQEDTVASWRDIPPQSSAENSAPAPEVKNITENAVENFLSKIPKGDDNKEPLKVAIVWHHHQPSYKIPGNLNAEMPWVRAHAINDYPYMADLVDKYLTSGSVTFNITPVLLIQLMDYVNNGAKDKYLELSLKDKLTDEEKEFVKWHFFDINPQFVDSHPRYAELREKRDKNEKFTDQDWLDLKVSWNLYWINADYINSDKKLKALAEKGKDFTKEDLKYVISVQYKLMSEIVDKYKKLWDEGKVELTTTPYYHPILPLLVDMGWPEDAKAQITRGLEYFTSIFGKKPVGMWPSEQAVSTPLVPMFADNGIKWIITDKQILQKAGVNTGDPHKLYKPYKVTVNGKSVIVFFRDTDLSDRIGFKYSIMTKENAVKDFLTALHNIQKLNDEGDMVVTVALDGENAWEHYPNNGNDFRKLFYQALSNDPYVELVTPKEYIESYEVKGELNQLPKGSWVGGSLDTWYGEKEENEAWERLSEARKILMENKNKLTDEEFKKALDVLYAAEGSDWFWWYGSDQDAGPNEVLFDMQFKKLLIQLYRIAKVPENKIPGYLFIANKKPSSASKGNIGKVEITLDGVVDDKEMAKSAYFADDDSGVMYKEGDLISGFYVGRDNSNIYVAVELKKSIDELSGKPYKLEIYTDMPNAKKLNTRTAYSKTGENITDLGFALAKRFSFNLQKYPNSKDLYYYNASGTERWMIAGKTPGYIAAKGNIVEFKIPFDLISIKSGDELNLAVVMAYTEKGNSGDVDFAPNTGPVHVMIPKEIGGRLIKTFEDPIGDEDGPGGYTYPKDGAFKPYKGLWDIEWAKVYDNDDSIVFKFKFGEMTNPWGAPKGFSHQLINIYLDTKDGGLTKTYKDGARVQFDPKHPWDYFIKVAGWPSYGQLLATSDEQELPEGVQVEADPGEKIITVIVMKKFLDIKSNKIYAYFMVGSQDGYGADHYRAVTPENTQWTLGGYPADAGDYGPYVLDIIVPEGYDQHKVLSSYDASQEKYATLVPVEIDF from the coding sequence ATGAGAAAAAGTTTTTCTAAGTTTTTTGTTGTAGCAATTGTAACATTATTATCTATTTTTTTAATTAGTTGTGGTGCTCAACAAGCGCAAGTAATGGAAAAAACTCCATCTGTTAGCGAAGTCACTCCAGAAACATCAGAAACACCTGTCCCTACAGACAGTAGTTCTAATTTAGTCACATTAACATTTAAAGTAACTTTACCAGCAAATACACCTACTGATGAAAATGTTTATATAGTAGGCTCTTTCAATGATTGGAACCCTGGTGATGAAAATTATATTTTATCAAGAGATGGAAATACTGGAACTGTTACATTAACTGTAGAAAAAGGAACCGAAATAGAATATAAATATACAAGAGGCGATTGGGGTACTGTAGAAAAAGACGAAAATGGTGGGGAAATTGCTAATAGGAAGGCCTTAGCTGATGAAAACAAAACTATTGAAGATGTTGTAGCAAGTTGGGCTGATATTCCAGCAGAAATAAAAACAAAAGCTCAACCTGGTGAAAAAGCTATAGTCACTTTTGTAGTAACGTTACCTTCAAATACACCACAATCCGATAATATCTTTATAGTTGGTAATTTCAACAATTGGGACCCCGGACAACTCGTCATGGAAAGAAACGGAAATAAAGCTACTTATAAATTAGAAACTGAAGTTGGAAAAAGATTAGAATATAAATATACAAGAGGAAATTGGGATACTGTAGAAAAAGACGAAAATGGTGAAGAAATCTCTAACAGAGTAGTAATAGTTGAAGATACTGAACAAACCCAAGAAGATACCGTAGCTTCATGGAGAGATATTCCACCTCAATCCTCAGCAGAAAATTCAGCACCTGCTCCAGAAGTTAAAAATATTACAGAAAATGCTGTAGAAAATTTTTTATCAAAAATTCCTAAAGGCGATGACAACAAAGAACCTTTGAAAGTGGCTATTGTTTGGCATCATCATCAACCTTCTTATAAAATACCTGGTAATCTAAATGCAGAAATGCCTTGGGTTAGAGCTCATGCTATAAATGATTATCCATATATGGCTGATTTAGTTGATAAATACTTAACCTCTGGAAGTGTTACATTCAATATAACTCCAGTATTATTAATTCAACTAATGGACTATGTAAACAACGGAGCAAAAGATAAATATTTAGAATTATCCTTAAAAGATAAATTAACCGATGAAGAAAAAGAATTTGTTAAATGGCATTTTTTTGATATAAATCCACAATTTGTTGATTCTCACCCAAGATATGCAGAATTAAGGGAAAAAAGAGATAAAAATGAAAAATTTACTGATCAAGATTGGTTAGATTTAAAAGTTTCATGGAATCTTTATTGGATTAATGCTGACTATATAAATAGTGATAAAAAATTAAAAGCTTTAGCTGAAAAAGGTAAAGATTTTACAAAAGAAGATTTAAAATATGTTATTTCTGTGCAATATAAACTAATGTCAGAAATTGTAGATAAATATAAAAAATTATGGGATGAAGGAAAAGTTGAATTAACAACAACTCCTTATTATCATCCAATATTGCCATTATTAGTAGATATGGGTTGGCCAGAAGATGCAAAAGCACAAATCACAAGAGGATTAGAATATTTTACATCAATATTTGGTAAAAAACCTGTAGGAATGTGGCCATCTGAACAAGCTGTAAGTACTCCTTTAGTTCCTATGTTTGCAGATAATGGTATAAAATGGATAATTACAGATAAACAAATTTTACAAAAAGCGGGAGTTAACACAGGAGATCCACATAAATTATATAAACCATATAAAGTCACAGTAAATGGAAAAAGTGTTATTGTATTTTTCAGAGATACTGATCTTTCTGATAGAATTGGATTTAAATATTCTATTATGACAAAAGAAAATGCTGTAAAAGATTTTCTTACTGCATTACATAATATACAAAAGTTAAATGATGAAGGAGATATGGTCGTTACAGTAGCTTTAGATGGAGAAAATGCATGGGAACATTATCCAAATAATGGTAATGATTTTAGAAAACTATTCTATCAAGCTCTTTCAAATGATCCATATGTTGAATTAGTTACTCCAAAAGAATATATAGAAAGTTATGAAGTTAAGGGAGAATTGAATCAATTACCTAAAGGTTCATGGGTTGGCGGAAGTTTAGACACATGGTATGGAGAAAAAGAAGAAAATGAAGCCTGGGAAAGACTATCTGAAGCAAGAAAGATTTTAATGGAAAACAAAAATAAATTAACAGATGAAGAATTTAAAAAAGCTTTAGATGTTTTATATGCCGCCGAAGGTAGTGATTGGTTCTGGTGGTATGGATCAGATCAAGATGCGGGACCAAATGAAGTATTATTCGATATGCAATTTAAAAAGCTTTTAATTCAATTATATAGAATAGCTAAAGTTCCTGAAAATAAAATTCCTGGGTATTTATTTATAGCAAATAAAAAACCTTCTTCAGCTTCAAAAGGAAATATTGGAAAAGTTGAAATAACATTAGATGGTGTTGTTGATGACAAAGAAATGGCAAAAAGTGCCTATTTTGCCGATGATGATTCAGGTGTTATGTATAAAGAAGGAGACTTGATTTCTGGTTTCTATGTGGGAAGAGATAACTCTAATATTTATGTTGCTGTAGAACTTAAAAAATCTATTGATGAATTATCAGGAAAGCCTTATAAATTAGAAATCTATACAGATATGCCAAATGCCAAAAAACTAAATACAAGAACTGCATACTCAAAAACAGGAGAAAATATTACAGATCTTGGTTTTGCTCTAGCAAAAAGATTTAGTTTCAATCTTCAAAAATATCCTAATTCTAAAGATTTATATTACTACAATGCCAGTGGAACAGAAAGGTGGATGATTGCAGGGAAAACTCCAGGATATATTGCAGCAAAAGGAAATATTGTTGAATTCAAAATTCCTTTTGATTTAATCAGCATTAAAAGTGGTGATGAACTCAATTTAGCTGTTGTTATGGCATATACTGAAAAAGGAAATTCCGGAGATGTTGACTTCGCTCCAAATACTGGACCAGTACATGTTATGATACCAAAAGAAATTGGTGGAAGATTAATAAAAACATTCGAAGATCCAATTGGTGATGAAGATGGACCTGGAGGATATACTTATCCTAAAGATGGAGCATTTAAGCCTTATAAAGGTTTATGGGATATAGAATGGGCTAAAGTATATGATAATGATGACTCCATAGTATTTAAATTTAAGTTTGGAGAAATGACAAATCCATGGGGTGCTCCTAAAGGATTCTCACATCAATTAATTAATATTTATTTAGATACAAAAGATGGCGGGTTAACTAAAACTTATAAAGATGGCGCTAGAGTTCAATTTGATCCAAAACATCCTTGGGACTACTTTATTAAGGTTGCTGGATGGCCAAGTTACGGTCAGTTATTAGCCACTTCTGATGAACAAGAACTACCCGAAGGTGTTCAAGTAGAAGCTGATCCAGGAGAAAAGATTATAACTGTTATTGTAATGAAAAAATTCTTAGATATTAAAAGCAACAAAATTTATGCATATTTCATGGTTGGATCTCAAGATGGATATGGAGCAGATCATTATAGAGCAGTTACACCAGAAAACACACAATGGACATTAGGCGGATATCCGGCAGATGCAGGAGATTACGGGCCATATGTTCTTGATATTATAGTTCCAGAAGGATATGATCAGCATAAAGTATTATCAAGTTATGATGCATCACAAGAAAAATACGCAACATTAGTTCCAGTAGAAATAGACTTTTAA
- the panC gene encoding pantoate--beta-alanine ligase, whose protein sequence is MELITSISKMKDIRNKIIKEGKSIGFVPTMGYLHKGHLSLVEQARKDNDIVVVSIFVNPTQFGPNEDFDRYPRDLNRDMELLKPYNVDYIFHPDVNDMYSKTHSTYVEEIKLTKVLCGKSRPGHFKGVTTIVTKLFNIVRPTRAYFGQKDAQQFRVLRKMVDDLNMDVEMVEMPIVREEDGLAMSSRNIYLKSEERKQALALSKSLKKAKELYESGERNANIIKAEMRKIFDENPLVKVDYIEIVDEYNLENVNIIKNKVLVAVAAFVGKARLIDNVILG, encoded by the coding sequence ATGGAATTAATAACTTCTATATCAAAAATGAAAGATATTAGAAATAAAATTATTAAAGAGGGAAAAAGCATAGGTTTTGTTCCAACTATGGGATATTTACATAAAGGTCATTTATCTTTAGTTGAACAAGCAAGAAAAGATAATGATATAGTTGTTGTAAGTATTTTTGTGAATCCAACTCAATTTGGTCCAAATGAAGATTTTGATAGATATCCAAGAGATTTGAATAGAGATATGGAATTATTAAAACCATATAATGTCGATTATATTTTTCATCCAGATGTAAATGATATGTATTCAAAAACTCATTCAACATATGTAGAAGAGATCAAATTAACAAAAGTTCTTTGTGGGAAATCAAGACCAGGACATTTTAAAGGGGTAACAACTATAGTTACAAAATTGTTTAATATAGTAAGACCTACAAGAGCTTATTTTGGTCAAAAAGATGCTCAGCAATTCAGAGTTCTTAGAAAAATGGTTGATGATTTAAATATGGATGTTGAAATGGTTGAAATGCCGATAGTAAGAGAAGAAGACGGCCTTGCGATGAGTTCCAGGAATATTTATTTGAAATCTGAGGAACGAAAACAGGCTTTAGCATTAAGTAAATCGTTGAAAAAGGCTAAGGAATTATATGAAAGTGGTGAAAGGAATGCCAATATTATAAAAGCAGAAATGCGAAAAATATTTGATGAAAATCCTCTGGTTAAAGTGGATTATATAGAAATAGTAGATGAATATAATCTAGAAAATGTTAATATAATTAAAAATAAAGTATTAGTAGCAGTTGCTGCTTTTGTAGGTAAGGCACGATTAATAGATAATGTAATTTTAGGATAG
- a CDS encoding cache domain-containing protein encodes MSKISMKGMLNLVSIILLSISIITTVYFFQNEFGKNIFEPISESIMNNLNEKGNYISLYFENEIRKLEIMPKNFSYNSTETGEILQYLKNQLKEYPEFEEFFIANSDGESISSSNIFTNISRYRYFQEIFTNNKKWSISDIFTSKISGDAAIIIAIEHYIKGKKYIFGGALNLKKFFLDSNAFKFKKEGNIFFIDNLGTYFSVNNDGSINSGTFAKNFRDNIIRDLKNSHGYLETNKNKKDYLLFVSPIYSINWKIGFYIEKKLIMPNFTRYYLIGFGFLALLVLFEILFNHMIIRKRFYSSINIMKNEMKKLNEMNFDNIEINIKEPMFIDFSDNLQLMAMNLKENFNSFSNQIYKLEGNINQTDSLIKEEISRINEENETIEKLSKTFEAISQSVNDSQNISENFKNKLSSYDKELEELRHNLLKSKAKISYFSELISKITEISEKVSDLSFRAEILSLNAALEASKEKSSLTFAVIAADMRDMSYVLKDYNSKTHSHISHIIENLNEYKNTLDGLFKAIDTNIYEIRRVSSTYKDIENFIKEYSISSAQLKNALNLLKLITNKNKTIMENIVDNFKEIEKNYEELKKIFVSKKVPKNLDEIFKKLEEIEKKEESGSELDEEESV; translated from the coding sequence ATGTCTAAAATATCTATGAAGGGAATGTTGAATTTAGTATCAATTATACTTTTGAGTATATCAATAATTACTACAGTATATTTTTTTCAAAATGAATTTGGGAAAAATATCTTTGAGCCTATTTCGGAAAGCATAATGAATAATTTAAATGAAAAAGGGAATTATATATCTCTTTATTTTGAAAATGAAATAAGAAAATTAGAGATAATGCCAAAGAATTTTTCGTATAATTCAACAGAAACTGGGGAAATTTTGCAATATTTAAAAAATCAATTAAAGGAATATCCGGAATTTGAAGAATTTTTTATAGCAAATTCTGATGGTGAAAGTATTTCAAGTTCGAATATTTTTACGAATATATCCCGATATAGATATTTTCAAGAAATATTTACAAATAATAAGAAATGGTCTATTAGTGATATTTTTACTTCTAAAATCTCAGGTGACGCTGCTATAATCATTGCAATTGAACATTATATTAAAGGTAAAAAATATATTTTTGGAGGAGCTTTGAATTTAAAGAAATTCTTTTTAGATTCCAATGCCTTTAAATTTAAAAAAGAAGGAAACATATTTTTTATAGATAATCTTGGTACTTATTTTAGTGTTAATAATGATGGGAGTATTAATTCGGGGACATTTGCAAAGAATTTTAGAGATAATATAATTCGTGATTTAAAAAACTCACATGGATATTTAGAAACAAATAAAAATAAAAAAGATTATTTATTATTTGTTAGTCCAATTTATTCTATAAATTGGAAAATAGGGTTTTATATTGAAAAAAAATTAATTATGCCTAATTTTACCAGATATTACCTTATTGGATTTGGATTTTTGGCGTTGCTTGTATTATTTGAGATTCTTTTTAATCATATGATTATAAGAAAAAGGTTTTATAGCTCTATTAATATAATGAAAAATGAAATGAAAAAGCTTAATGAGATGAATTTTGATAATATAGAAATAAATATTAAAGAGCCTATGTTTATTGATTTTTCAGATAATTTACAACTGATGGCAATGAACTTAAAGGAAAATTTTAATTCTTTTTCTAATCAAATCTATAAATTAGAAGGAAATATCAATCAAACTGATTCTTTAATTAAAGAAGAAATTTCACGTATAAATGAAGAAAATGAAACTATTGAAAAATTGTCCAAGACATTTGAAGCAATTTCTCAATCTGTAAACGATTCTCAAAATATTTCTGAGAATTTTAAAAACAAACTTTCTTCTTATGATAAAGAGCTTGAAGAATTGCGTCATAATTTATTGAAATCAAAAGCAAAAATTTCATATTTTTCTGAATTAATTTCAAAAATAACGGAAATCTCTGAAAAGGTTAGTGATTTGTCATTTAGGGCGGAAATATTATCATTAAATGCAGCATTAGAAGCCTCAAAAGAAAAAAGTTCCCTGACTTTTGCAGTAATTGCTGCAGATATGAGGGATATGTCTTATGTTTTGAAAGATTATAATTCCAAAACACATTCACATATATCTCACATAATAGAAAATTTAAATGAATACAAAAATACACTGGATGGATTATTTAAAGCAATAGACACCAATATATATGAAATAAGAAGAGTTTCCTCTACTTATAAAGATATAGAGAATTTTATTAAAGAATACTCAATATCTTCTGCTCAGCTAAAAAATGCTCTTAATTTGTTAAAGTTAATTACCAATAAAAATAAAACAATTATGGAAAATATTGTGGATAATTTTAAAGAAATTGAGAAGAATTATGAAGAGTTAAAGAAGATATTTGTGTCAAAAAAGGTGCCTAAAAATTTAGATGAAATATTTAAGAAATTAGAAGAAATAGAGAAAAAAGAGGAATCAGGAAGTGAATTAGATGAAGAAGAATCCGTTTAA
- a CDS encoding chemotaxis protein CheW, with translation MKKNPFKELKKIILLKDKIDYYVVFKVENVLYGLKAEIIKEIIPTLEKKELPNTPDYIGGVINKDNQPITLIDLKKLLSDEYQEYDKNMYIINFIYDKKNYGFFTKEIIDIIPVDKGSLNNVGEEMQDFYFVDNIFSFNGDIVLIINVEKILKNNEE, from the coding sequence ATGAAGAAGAATCCGTTTAAAGAATTAAAAAAAATAATTTTACTTAAGGATAAAATTGATTATTATGTTGTGTTTAAAGTAGAAAATGTATTATATGGGTTAAAGGCAGAGATCATAAAAGAAATTATACCAACTTTAGAAAAAAAAGAATTACCAAATACTCCAGACTATATTGGAGGAGTAATTAATAAGGATAATCAGCCAATTACTTTAATTGATTTAAAAAAATTATTAAGTGATGAATATCAGGAATATGACAAAAATATGTATATTATAAATTTTATTTATGATAAAAAGAATTATGGATTTTTTACAAAAGAAATAATAGATATTATTCCTGTGGATAAGGGGTCTTTAAATAATGTAGGAGAAGAAATGCAGGATTTTTATTTTGTTGATAATATATTTTCTTTTAATGGAGATATAGTTCTTATTATTAATGTGGAAAAAATATTAAAAAACAATGAAGAATAA
- a CDS encoding flagellin N-terminal helical domain-containing protein: MRIYHNMEALNAWRTLSNVKGSMGKTLEKLSSGLRINRAADDAAGLAISEKMRNQIKGLDKAIKNAQDAVSMIQTAEGALDEVHSILKRMRELAVQSSTETNTDADRDQLQNEFSELRDEINRIAKTTQFNTKNLLDGSIKGTRTAEAKIVAPGSAHFAVGSYSSNITASGNFIIEVGQFNGGATSQLDIKISRIDSNGVSQVTITSVTLSGSRVTATLSGGTATVGITWSSDQIAKISDYGGTLASGTKVDGGSVAVYGIVTSNVDPIKFHIGANEGQVISLGFESMKADDLGITSEVKINSQSNAEFALSALDAAIYKVSAFRAKLGASQNRLEHTIKNLGVAEENLTAAESRIRDADMAKEMAEYTKQQILLQSGTAMLSQANQLPQQVTQLLR; this comes from the coding sequence CTGACGATGCTGCTGGATTGGCAATATCTGAAAAAATGAGGAACCAGATAAAGGGACTTGATAAAGCCATCAAAAACGCTCAAGATGCTGTGTCTATGATCCAAACCGCCGAAGGCGCACTTGATGAAGTTCATTCTATTTTAAAACGTATGAGAGAATTAGCAGTTCAATCATCTACTGAAACAAATACTGATGCAGACAGAGACCAATTACAAAATGAATTTTCCGAATTAAGAGATGAAATTAACAGAATTGCTAAAACAACACAATTTAACACAAAAAATTTATTAGATGGTTCAATAAAAGGAACAAGAACTGCTGAAGCAAAAATTGTAGCACCTGGATCTGCTCATTTTGCTGTTGGTAGCTATTCTTCTAATATTACGGCAAGCGGAAATTTTATAATAGAAGTTGGACAATTCAATGGCGGAGCAACCTCACAATTAGATATTAAAATTTCAAGAATTGATTCTAACGGAGTTTCTCAAGTTACAATTACAAGTGTAACTTTATCAGGATCTCGAGTTACTGCTACATTAAGTGGTGGAACTGCTACAGTCGGTATTACATGGAGTTCTGATCAAATAGCAAAAATTAGTGATTACGGAGGAACTTTAGCATCAGGAACAAAAGTAGATGGTGGTTCTGTTGCTGTATATGGAATAGTTACTTCTAATGTCGATCCTATAAAATTCCATATTGGAGCAAATGAAGGGCAGGTCATTTCTCTTGGTTTTGAAAGTATGAAAGCTGATGATTTAGGTATTACTTCTGAAGTAAAAATAAATTCTCAAAGTAATGCAGAATTTGCTTTGAGTGCTTTAGATGCAGCTATTTATAAAGTTTCAGCTTTTAGGGCAAAATTAGGTGCTTCACAAAACAGGTTAGAACATACAATCAAAAACTTAGGTGTTGCTGAAGAAAATTTAACAGCTGCTGAAAGCCGTATCAGAGATGCTGACATGGCAAAAGAAATGGCAGAATATACCAAACAACAAATTTTGCTTCAAAGTGGTACCGCTATGCTATCTCAGGCAAATCAGTTACCTCAACAGGTTACACAACTTTTAAGATAA